Proteins co-encoded in one Hyalangium ruber genomic window:
- a CDS encoding DUF3540 domain-containing protein — protein sequence MEKLAGRIGSTVIQQDVGSVLSTEGASLSVAVGGTPHPAKRAPSCLLAPEPGDLVLVTFVPGRGCYVLAVLEREEGAPGRLVHQGNLGLHLPAGRLTVTASEGMSVVSGQDVSCVTSSLRAHAVEANLSIEKAHFLGTFASVQVETLKVIGRFFDSVLERFSQRVRRSYRQVEEVDSVRAEQLDYMASKNVSVRGRNALVTAEQLVKLDGDQVHLG from the coding sequence GTGGAGAAGCTGGCGGGAAGAATCGGGTCCACGGTGATTCAGCAGGATGTCGGCTCGGTGTTGTCCACCGAGGGCGCCTCGCTGAGCGTCGCCGTCGGCGGGACGCCCCACCCTGCGAAGCGCGCGCCGAGCTGCCTGCTCGCGCCCGAGCCGGGAGACCTCGTCCTCGTCACGTTCGTTCCGGGCCGGGGCTGCTACGTGCTCGCCGTGCTCGAGCGGGAAGAGGGCGCTCCGGGCCGGCTCGTCCATCAGGGCAACCTCGGGCTGCACCTCCCAGCCGGGCGCCTGACGGTGACGGCCTCCGAGGGAATGAGCGTCGTCTCCGGTCAGGACGTCTCCTGTGTCACGAGCTCTCTGCGGGCCCATGCCGTGGAGGCGAACCTCTCCATCGAGAAGGCCCACTTCCTCGGCACCTTCGCCAGCGTGCAGGTGGAGACGCTGAAGGTGATTGGCCGCTTCTTCGACTCGGTGCTGGAGCGCTTCTCGCAGCGCGTGCGGCGCTCGTACCGGCAGGTGGAGGAGGTGGACTCCGTGCGCGCCGAGCAGCTCGACTACATGGCTTCCAAGAACGTCAGCGTGCGCGGCCGCAACGCGCTCGTCACCGCCGAACAGCTCGTGAAGCTGGACGGCGATCAGGTCCACCTGGGCTGA
- a CDS encoding DUF4150 domain-containing protein: MFANTQMGGVDMGFPDVCLTPMPAPTPVPYPNIAAGPMGVPAAYKVMFQCTPAHNLGTVVPLTNGDNAGVAMGMASGTVMGPSRHLTGAFSVLVGGMPATRVGSVSLQNSTNCPGARLVPSQVKVLLLAP; this comes from the coding sequence ATGTTCGCCAATACGCAGATGGGTGGAGTCGACATGGGCTTTCCGGACGTCTGCCTCACGCCGATGCCCGCGCCCACTCCCGTGCCCTACCCCAACATCGCCGCGGGTCCGATGGGCGTCCCCGCAGCCTACAAGGTCATGTTCCAGTGTACCCCCGCGCACAACCTGGGAACGGTGGTCCCCCTCACCAACGGGGACAACGCGGGTGTCGCGATGGGCATGGCCTCGGGCACCGTCATGGGGCCTTCCCGCCACCTGACGGGCGCCTTCAGCGTGCTCGTCGGGGGCATGCCCGCCACGCGCGTGGGCAGCGTCTCCCTCCAGAACTCCACCAACTGTCCGGGCGCGCGGCTGGTGCCCAGTCAGGTCAAGGTGTTGCTGCTCGCGCCCTGA
- a CDS encoding hybrid sensor histidine kinase/response regulator — protein MHAASPGGLPACSLAGTGQGGRSWPPSWPDVEPIEPIDALSELLQEERERIARLWAKRLREELYELDLPGRDLRAPLRRLLEELARLLKDRPDEVVQLWPEVVRPHGAFRYDQRFESEDLAREFKALQAVLLRVYSRRHGQEVEPGVAELINELVGEANASAQASFARVLRTEEVRFREAAVMESVLHHMDVGILLAEADGRVSFATPPVSRLLGVPMRSVVGERATTALAPVLAQVNARHATGEPFRVTDLPFMRALKERGPVRGVMMVVERPGGGEASLEMSATPIWEEGGELAGVIQTMTDRTEAATKTRELMSAQDELRRLQGRLLQRTRAQALGQLASGAAHALNNFLNVLRLRITLLRREFKPEHLDALDKTVGQVGELVSRLQEFNVQRTEEVLTDVPLDTAVREALELARGELEQGEHPLGVDLVLGDPGSVRADAGFLRELVVSLLLAAKDRMERGGRLALTTRPDGEGRLELRIQDEGPPYAVEELARLFDPLQREAGAAQHALQLAVVQAQVQRWGGELTVENADSGKGAAFVVRLPQVREAGVEEHAPQVAVTGPRRFQQTRRVLVVDDDLDNARMMAEVLGDEGYEVQVAPSAEVALQLWEKRRFDAALLDALMPEISGWELARELRKRTPQALLAIVTGMDVRGQNRANLALVDAVFRKPIDVGALDEFLSQSEAPTAEGGERAAPSVPPH, from the coding sequence ATGCATGCGGCCAGTCCCGGAGGGCTGCCTGCCTGCTCGCTTGCCGGGACTGGCCAAGGCGGCCGGTCGTGGCCACCTTCCTGGCCTGACGTGGAGCCCATCGAACCCATCGACGCGCTGTCCGAGTTGCTACAGGAGGAGCGCGAGCGCATCGCGCGCCTGTGGGCCAAGCGCCTGCGGGAGGAGCTGTACGAGCTGGACCTGCCGGGCCGCGATTTACGCGCGCCCCTGAGGCGGCTGCTGGAGGAGCTGGCCCGGCTGCTCAAGGATCGGCCGGACGAAGTGGTGCAGCTGTGGCCCGAGGTGGTGCGCCCGCACGGCGCGTTCCGGTACGACCAGCGCTTCGAGTCGGAGGATCTGGCGCGCGAGTTCAAGGCGCTCCAGGCGGTGCTGCTGCGCGTCTACTCCCGGCGCCATGGCCAGGAGGTGGAGCCGGGGGTGGCCGAGCTCATCAACGAGCTGGTGGGAGAGGCGAACGCCTCGGCGCAGGCCTCCTTCGCGCGGGTGCTGAGGACGGAGGAGGTGCGCTTCCGCGAAGCAGCGGTGATGGAGTCGGTGCTGCACCACATGGACGTGGGCATCCTCCTGGCCGAGGCGGATGGGCGGGTATCCTTCGCCACGCCGCCGGTGAGCCGGCTGTTGGGCGTGCCCATGCGCTCGGTGGTGGGAGAGCGGGCCACCACCGCGCTGGCGCCGGTGCTGGCGCAGGTGAACGCGCGCCACGCCACGGGTGAGCCCTTTCGGGTGACGGACCTGCCCTTCATGAGGGCGCTCAAGGAGCGCGGGCCGGTGCGCGGGGTGATGATGGTGGTGGAGCGCCCCGGCGGCGGCGAGGCGAGCCTGGAGATGAGCGCCACGCCCATCTGGGAGGAGGGCGGCGAGCTGGCCGGTGTCATCCAGACGATGACGGACCGGACCGAGGCGGCCACGAAGACGCGGGAGCTGATGAGCGCGCAGGACGAGCTGCGGCGGCTGCAGGGGCGGCTCTTGCAGCGCACCCGGGCGCAGGCGCTGGGGCAGTTGGCCAGCGGGGCGGCGCACGCGCTCAACAACTTCCTCAACGTGTTGCGCCTGCGAATCACGCTGCTGAGGCGCGAGTTCAAGCCCGAGCACCTGGACGCGCTGGACAAGACGGTGGGCCAGGTGGGCGAGCTGGTGAGCCGGCTGCAGGAGTTCAACGTTCAGCGCACCGAGGAGGTGCTCACGGACGTGCCGCTGGACACGGCGGTGCGCGAGGCGCTGGAGCTGGCGCGCGGCGAGCTGGAGCAGGGCGAGCACCCGCTGGGGGTGGACCTGGTCCTGGGCGATCCGGGCTCGGTGCGAGCCGACGCGGGCTTCTTGCGCGAGCTGGTGGTGAGCCTGCTGCTGGCGGCCAAGGACCGGATGGAGCGGGGCGGACGGCTGGCGCTGACGACGCGTCCCGATGGCGAGGGCCGGCTGGAGCTGCGCATTCAAGATGAGGGACCGCCGTACGCGGTGGAGGAGCTGGCGCGGCTGTTCGACCCGCTGCAGCGGGAGGCGGGGGCGGCGCAGCACGCGCTGCAACTGGCGGTGGTGCAGGCGCAGGTGCAGCGCTGGGGCGGCGAGCTGACGGTGGAGAACGCGGACAGCGGGAAGGGCGCGGCCTTCGTGGTGCGCCTGCCCCAGGTGCGCGAGGCGGGAGTCGAGGAGCACGCGCCCCAGGTGGCGGTGACGGGCCCACGGCGCTTCCAGCAGACGCGCCGCGTGCTGGTGGTGGATGACGACCTGGACAATGCGCGGATGATGGCGGAGGTGCTGGGCGACGAGGGCTACGAGGTGCAGGTCGCCCCGAGCGCGGAGGTGGCGCTGCAGCTCTGGGAGAAGCGGCGCTTCGACGCGGCGCTGCTGGACGCGCTGATGCCGGAGATCTCCGGCTGGGAGCTGGCGCGCGAGCTGCGAAAGCGCACGCCGCAGGCGCTGCTGGCCATCGTCACCGGAATGGACGTGCGGGGACAGAACCGGGCCAACCTGGCACTGGTGGACGCGGTGTTCCGCAAGCCCATCGACGTGGGCGCGCTGGACGAGTTCCTCTCCCAGTCCGAGGCGCCCACGGCGGAGGGCGGGGAGCGGGCCGCGCCCAGCGTGCCGCCCCACTGA
- a CDS encoding DUF2270 domain-containing protein, with translation MQANGRDKNDLETLSLSDSAMAQLYRGELSRSDKWRTRLDTTTNWALTTTAAVISFGFANASSPHVTFIVGIWMVISFLLIEARRYRYYDLWNRRVRLLEDGYWAPMLRHEPIDPDAIRELAVELSRPQIQLSLFSAISTRLNRAYGPILIVLLLSWFVKVYSHPQPPDSFGEFVERAHVGPVPGGFIMVVITVVALLAAYLFISSFFVRAPLGELRPRPRSRRAVLWESFYRPYVFSRPRRRSRARAPSQPPPSSPAH, from the coding sequence ATGCAAGCCAACGGACGGGACAAGAACGACCTGGAGACGCTGAGCCTCTCGGACTCGGCCATGGCACAGCTCTACCGAGGCGAGCTCAGCCGCTCGGACAAGTGGCGCACGCGCCTGGATACGACGACCAACTGGGCGCTCACCACCACCGCGGCCGTCATCTCCTTCGGCTTCGCCAACGCCAGCAGCCCCCATGTCACGTTCATCGTCGGCATCTGGATGGTCATCTCCTTCCTGCTCATCGAGGCGCGCCGCTACCGGTACTATGACTTGTGGAACCGCCGCGTCCGGCTGCTGGAGGACGGCTACTGGGCGCCCATGCTGCGCCACGAGCCCATCGACCCGGACGCCATCCGCGAGCTGGCCGTGGAGCTGTCGCGCCCGCAAATCCAGCTCTCGCTCTTCTCGGCCATCTCCACGCGGCTCAACCGCGCCTATGGGCCCATCCTCATCGTCCTGCTGCTGAGCTGGTTCGTGAAGGTGTACAGCCACCCGCAGCCGCCCGACAGCTTCGGCGAGTTCGTCGAGCGCGCCCACGTGGGCCCGGTCCCTGGCGGCTTCATCATGGTGGTCATCACCGTGGTGGCCCTGCTGGCCGCCTACCTCTTCATCTCCTCGTTCTTCGTGCGCGCGCCGCTGGGCGAGCTGCGCCCCCGGCCCCGCAGCCGCCGCGCCGTGCTGTGGGAGTCCTTCTACCGGCCCTATGTCTTCAGCCGGCCTCGCCGCCGCAGCCGCGCCAGGGCGCCTTCCCAGCCCCCTCCGTCCAGTCCGGCACACTGA
- a CDS encoding isocitrate/isopropylmalate dehydrogenase family protein: MANRTVTIINGDGIGPEVMAATVRVLEALKLPLEFEYKDAGTEVIAKYGTNLPHETVEAVLRSGVALKGPTGTVVGGGMPSANVGLRKRLDLYSSLRPVKSVPNVKTRYEDVDLIVVRENTESLYAGLEHIIVPGVVESLKIITEKASTRIARFGFEHAKKLGRKKVTAVHKANIMKLSDGLFLDCCRKVGREYPEIQYEEFIIDNLCMQLVKDPTRFDVLVLENLYGDIVSDLCAGLVGGLGVVPGANIGERTAVFEAVHGTAPDIAGKGIANPTALMMSAVMMLEWLDMRDESKRMANAIQKVYTEGKVRTGDLGGGATTRDFTEAIIAAL; this comes from the coding sequence ATGGCGAACCGCACTGTCACGATCATCAATGGCGATGGCATCGGCCCCGAAGTCATGGCGGCCACCGTTCGAGTCCTCGAGGCGCTCAAGCTGCCTCTGGAGTTCGAGTACAAGGACGCAGGCACCGAGGTGATTGCCAAGTACGGCACCAACCTGCCCCACGAGACGGTGGAGGCGGTGCTGCGCAGCGGCGTGGCCCTCAAGGGCCCCACCGGCACCGTGGTGGGCGGCGGCATGCCGTCGGCCAACGTGGGCCTGCGCAAGCGCTTGGACCTGTACTCCTCGCTGCGCCCCGTCAAGAGCGTGCCCAACGTGAAGACGCGCTACGAGGACGTGGACCTCATCGTCGTGCGCGAGAACACCGAGAGCCTCTACGCCGGCCTGGAGCACATCATCGTCCCGGGCGTCGTCGAGTCCCTGAAGATCATCACCGAGAAGGCCTCCACGCGCATCGCCCGCTTCGGCTTCGAGCACGCCAAGAAGCTGGGCCGCAAGAAGGTCACCGCCGTCCACAAGGCCAACATCATGAAGCTGTCGGATGGCCTCTTCCTGGACTGCTGCCGCAAGGTGGGCCGCGAGTACCCGGAGATCCAGTACGAGGAGTTCATCATCGACAACCTCTGCATGCAGCTGGTGAAGGACCCCACCCGCTTCGACGTGCTGGTGCTGGAGAACCTCTACGGCGACATCGTCAGTGACTTGTGCGCGGGCCTGGTGGGCGGCCTGGGCGTGGTGCCCGGGGCCAACATCGGCGAGCGCACCGCGGTGTTCGAGGCGGTCCACGGCACGGCGCCGGACATCGCCGGCAAGGGCATCGCCAACCCCACCGCGCTGATGATGTCCGCGGTGATGATGCTGGAGTGGCTGGACATGCGCGATGAGTCCAAGCGCATGGCGAACGCCATCCAGAAGGTCTACACCGAGGGCAAGGTGCGCACCGGCGACCTGGGCGGCGGCGCCACCACGCGCGACTTCACCGAAGCCATCATCGCCGCGCTGTAA
- a CDS encoding glutathione peroxidase yields MRTLIVLSTLAAVTFGSVAFAEPVMSFFELKSTRLNGKAEDLSSYKGKVLLVVNTASECGYTPQYAGLEKLHQEYKDKGVVVLGFPSNDFGGQEPGTSEQIAKFCELRFKTTFPMFEKVKTKGEGQSPVYEFLARKHGAPKWNFHKYVVGKDGQVKAAFPSSVEPESAELKKALDGALKE; encoded by the coding sequence ATGCGCACACTCATCGTCCTGTCCACCCTCGCGGCGGTCACCTTCGGGTCCGTCGCCTTCGCGGAGCCCGTCATGTCGTTCTTCGAGCTGAAGAGCACCCGCCTCAATGGCAAGGCGGAGGACCTCTCCTCGTACAAGGGGAAGGTGCTGCTGGTGGTGAACACCGCCTCGGAGTGCGGCTACACGCCGCAGTACGCGGGCCTGGAGAAGCTCCACCAGGAGTACAAGGACAAGGGCGTGGTGGTGCTGGGCTTCCCCTCGAATGACTTCGGCGGGCAGGAGCCGGGCACCTCCGAGCAGATCGCCAAGTTCTGCGAGCTGCGCTTCAAGACCACCTTCCCCATGTTCGAGAAGGTGAAGACGAAGGGCGAGGGGCAGTCGCCCGTATACGAGTTCCTGGCGCGCAAGCACGGGGCGCCCAAGTGGAACTTCCACAAATACGTGGTGGGCAAGGATGGCCAGGTGAAGGCCGCCTTCCCCAGCTCCGTGGAGCCCGAGAGCGCCGAGCTGAAGAAGGCGCTCGATGGCGCCCTGAAGGAGTAG
- a CDS encoding TlpA family protein disulfide reductase — protein MEQQEPRRGLKGAWAAYHHARKRWWVRWGVDLALFALLFMAVMAWQTRHLPGSGTPAPDFQLRSLSGEQVRLSDLRGKPVLLVFWAPWCSVCKAESSNLAALRRMVGDWAHVVTVAVAYEDEADVRRFVQDWDADYPVLLGGDSGLTRSFRVDRFPTLFVLSPEGRIDQATIGYSPRLTLLWRLWRAS, from the coding sequence ATGGAGCAGCAGGAGCCGAGGCGAGGCCTCAAGGGTGCATGGGCCGCGTACCACCACGCCCGCAAGCGGTGGTGGGTGCGCTGGGGCGTGGACCTGGCTCTGTTCGCCCTGCTCTTCATGGCGGTGATGGCGTGGCAGACGCGCCACCTGCCGGGCAGCGGAACGCCCGCGCCGGACTTCCAGCTGCGCAGCCTTTCGGGGGAGCAGGTGCGCCTGTCGGACCTGCGCGGCAAGCCCGTGCTGCTCGTCTTCTGGGCGCCCTGGTGCTCGGTGTGCAAGGCCGAGTCCTCGAACCTCGCGGCGCTGCGGCGCATGGTGGGCGATTGGGCACACGTGGTGACCGTGGCGGTGGCCTATGAGGACGAGGCGGATGTGCGGCGCTTCGTCCAGGACTGGGACGCGGACTACCCCGTGCTGCTGGGAGGGGACTCCGGGTTGACACGCTCCTTCCGCGTGGACCGTTTCCCAACGCTCTTCGTCCTCTCGCCCGAGGGCCGTATCGACCAGGCGACCATCGGCTACAGCCCCCGGCTCACGCTGCTGTGGCGGCTGTGGCGCGCCTCCTGA
- a CDS encoding imm11 family protein, translated as MRRRFFELHDDVEAPGRWHLATPVDSHGRKLDDWQFTNGRPSRITGRLKVPIEVEGRPLDFSEAGLGVAILHVRAATLFAELAPDDVQLLPVDIEGQSDQYQLLVATRLIRCIDEAASKVRLWTPEHGVPEMVGQYLGLDHLRIDAARVGTAKVFRPEGWDVALIVSEDLKEALERQGTTGTRFQEV; from the coding sequence ATGCGGCGCCGTTTCTTCGAACTGCATGATGACGTCGAGGCTCCAGGCCGATGGCACCTCGCCACGCCTGTCGACAGCCATGGCCGCAAGCTGGACGACTGGCAGTTCACGAACGGCAGGCCTTCCCGCATCACGGGTCGCTTGAAGGTCCCCATCGAGGTCGAAGGCCGCCCCCTGGACTTCTCCGAGGCAGGGCTTGGCGTCGCGATCCTCCATGTCAGGGCCGCGACCCTGTTCGCGGAGCTGGCTCCGGATGACGTGCAGCTGCTCCCCGTGGACATCGAGGGGCAGTCGGACCAGTACCAGCTCCTCGTCGCGACCCGGCTGATTCGCTGCATCGATGAAGCGGCGTCGAAGGTCAGGCTATGGACGCCTGAACATGGCGTGCCCGAAATGGTCGGCCAATACCTCGGTCTCGATCATCTGCGCATCGATGCCGCGAGGGTGGGAACAGCCAAGGTGTTTCGCCCTGAAGGCTGGGACGTTGCCCTGATCGTCTCGGAGGACCTCAAGGAAGCGCTGGAGCGCCAGGGCACCACGGGGACGCGGTTCCAGGAAGTGTAG
- a CDS encoding AHH domain-containing protein: MSGVSGVKSPDISEQPNTRGSSEGAATGGCRLSNEASHLPVCPCSTTSAESGPVDDLHLATICNDKSILRGGPWSPRFREIFAKAGMKLNDPANKLPLEGHQGPHPYEYHRLVYQTLRRATQTCRSVAECRVRLTGALQDLAQQIATPGTELNRLVTRANPR, from the coding sequence ATGTCGGGGGTTTCGGGCGTAAAAAGTCCCGACATTTCCGAACAGCCGAACACGCGGGGTAGCTCCGAGGGCGCTGCAACAGGCGGTTGCAGGTTGAGCAATGAGGCTTCCCACTTACCTGTCTGCCCCTGCTCAACAACCTCTGCTGAGAGTGGCCCTGTGGACGATCTCCACCTCGCGACCATCTGCAACGACAAATCCATCCTGCGCGGGGGACCATGGTCGCCCAGGTTCCGAGAGATCTTCGCCAAGGCGGGAATGAAGCTGAATGACCCCGCGAACAAGCTGCCTCTCGAAGGGCACCAAGGGCCGCACCCTTATGAGTACCATCGGCTCGTCTACCAGACGCTTCGCAGGGCGACGCAGACCTGCCGGAGTGTCGCGGAGTGCCGGGTCAGGTTGACGGGGGCGCTCCAGGACCTCGCCCAACAGATCGCCACGCCGGGGACGGAGCTGAACCGACTCGTGACGCGTGCCAATCCACGATAG
- a CDS encoding glutamine amidotransferase-related protein encodes MRAVVFEHDEDAGVGLLGPVLQQAGFSLTRRFRSVRREDVDAELVVVMGGHMGVYEADQHPFLHEEIALLSERLANERPCLGVCLGAQMLASAAGSEVFLGKNGFEVGALPVRWTQDGLKDPVIAGSRPRTVVAHWHQDTFKAVPGATLLASTDRYSQQAFRLGKSYAFQFHLELGAEDLDRWLTHWSEELAQRGKDAQELRSQVPKLKAAQDENTELLHRLANHFAKAVR; translated from the coding sequence ATGCGCGCAGTGGTCTTCGAGCATGATGAGGATGCGGGCGTGGGGCTACTCGGCCCGGTGCTTCAGCAGGCCGGATTCTCCCTGACCCGACGCTTCCGCTCCGTACGCCGCGAGGATGTGGACGCCGAGCTGGTGGTGGTGATGGGCGGCCACATGGGCGTCTATGAGGCGGACCAGCACCCCTTCCTCCATGAGGAGATCGCTCTGCTCTCCGAGCGGCTCGCCAACGAGCGGCCCTGCCTCGGCGTGTGTCTGGGCGCGCAGATGCTCGCCTCCGCCGCCGGCTCCGAGGTGTTCCTTGGCAAGAACGGGTTCGAAGTCGGCGCGCTCCCCGTGCGCTGGACGCAGGACGGGCTGAAGGACCCCGTCATCGCCGGCTCGCGCCCCCGCACCGTGGTGGCCCACTGGCACCAGGACACCTTCAAGGCCGTGCCCGGCGCCACGCTGCTGGCCTCCACGGACCGGTACTCGCAGCAGGCGTTCCGGCTCGGCAAGTCCTACGCCTTCCAGTTCCACCTGGAGCTGGGCGCCGAGGACCTGGACCGCTGGCTCACCCACTGGAGCGAGGAGCTCGCCCAGCGGGGCAAGGATGCGCAGGAGCTGCGCTCCCAGGTCCCCAAGCTCAAGGCCGCCCAGGACGAGAACACCGAGCTGCTGCACCGGCTGGCGAACCACTTCGCCAAGGCTGTTCGCTGA